The following DNA comes from Oncorhynchus masou masou isolate Uvic2021 unplaced genomic scaffold, UVic_Omas_1.1 unplaced_scaffold_3079, whole genome shotgun sequence.
TTTATGGCTGCAGTATGACTCACAGATCAATAGTCTATTAAAGTAGAACACTATTTAAGCTGATACTGTTAACAAAACAAAATTAGCCCAAATAGGCTATAGACACATGTAGTAGGCCCATAGGCCTAAAgtgattgtttttgtatttagCCATTTTTGTACAACGAACATCAACTGAAATGGTTGCAATGTAGTACGGTCTTAAAAAGTAAGACAATGAGTTGGAAAACAGAGCATACCATTTTGGACTACAGCTCTTCGGCCGTGAGCTAGTGAGATGCTGACATGGACCAAGCGCCCTCCATCCTCCATACAGAAAACGCATAGCTTAATCTCTCATGAGCCACATAACTACAACTTGCCATTTTGGAGTCCAATTCATCGCTCTGCAGAACTTGGTACAGGAAATCGATGTACCTGGCAGCAAGTTTTAAGGTTTGTATTTTGCTCAGTTTGTCTGAAGGCAAAGTGGGGATAATTTTCCGCAAAGACGAGAAAGCTTCGTTGAGTGACTGCGTCCTCTGCCGCTCGCGCACGTTCGCCATGACTCGTTGCGTCTGTAGGTCTTCGAAAGAATGTGGACTGCTGCTGCTTGACTTTTTCCCTCTTTTCCCAGGGGTAGGGCTATCTGAATCCTCCCCATTCTTCCTGCTTGATGTCCTTTTCCTCCCACATCTCTTCGGTTGCCTATCCAGTTCCCCCTCACTGTTGCTGAGACTGTCTAGTGGAGAGCCTGGGGAGCTCGACTCTTCCCCGGTCATTTCCTCAGACATCACCCCTCAGTTAGAAGACAGACAAGCGACAGTCAGTCCGAATGATCCACGCATCAAGTTAACGGTTATTTCCAGTTGCGCCTTCGATTCACCGCCAGACACCAATAATAAAGTATCCATACATGGGATCCCGAGACAAGAAATGTTTTCTGATACTTGAGAAAGTTACGGAGGTCTTATAGCCTGTATGGCGTAaagatttggagagagagaggattggcCAATAAAGTATATTACGTGTAAAGAGGGGTGGGCGCGAGCAGGAACTATGAGGAACTCCTCTCACTGCATGGTCTGCTGAAAACAAAGTCGGAGACCGCTGAAAGCGTACTTCATCAATGGCGGGATTGGTATTGTATAGCCTAGAATATAATTTGGATAGGCTTATCAAAGAAACACATTTTGTTTGATTTGAATCTCATTTAATATGCTTATGTGTAATGACACTATTAGGTAAAACATAAATACGTTTAAGCGTTGAATGCAATATTTGTTTTTACGCGCAACAAACAATCTAGATTTTAACTCAATGTATGCCATGCACCATGTTGTAATTCAAGATGAAATTAAACACTAAAGTAAAACAGTAACACGATATGGAGCCAAACGATGAATACCTAAACGTTATTCTTATATTCCTCTAGTTTGGATAAACATGATCATTATACGCTGGCTCATTGATGCGCACAAGTAGAGCGTTTCCaatagaccacacacacaccacctgtaAACATACAACTGGCAACCCGCTGCTGACCCAACCTTTAATTTACCTAAACAGTTTTCGAGGTAATTATCCTGGATGAGAATGATCCTGGATGAGAATGATTCTGGATGAGAATGATTCTGGATGAGAATGATCCTGGATGAGAATGATTCTGGATGAGAATGATTCTGGATGAGAATGATCCTGGATGAGAATGATCCTGGATGAGAGTAAACtgacatattttttatttaagggCATTTAAATGTGTCCTTAACTGGAATCCATGTATTTATAAATTAATATGAGACTTAGCCCATACTTTCTGTTGACTAGGCTACTGCAGTACTACTTTTAGCCCCTTATTCTGGAAACTAGAGATGCGTTTGAGTCCAACAATATCATAGTCCTCTATAGCCACAATTCTTCAGTGTTGTTGAAACTCCAATTCTACATCGGCATCAGTGTTGTTGAAGCTTTCTTGAGAAGACTGTAACTACATTGTCCACAAGAGGGCAAATACCTCTATCATTATATTCATCTCTAGACTCTAGAGCAGAGctctacaaccctgttcctggagagtaccctcctgtaggttttaactccaaccctgttcctggagagataccctcctgtaggttttaactccaaccctgttcctggagagataccctcctgtaagttttaactccaaccctgttcctggagagctaccctcctgtaggttttcgctccaacccc
Coding sequences within:
- the LOC135534154 gene encoding twist-related protein 2-like; translation: MSEEMTGEESSSPGSPLDSLSNSEGELDRQPKRCGRKRTSSRKNGEDSDSPTPGKRGKKSSSSSPHSFEDLQTQRVMANVRERQRTQSLNEAFSSLRKIIPTLPSDKLSKIQTLKLAARYIDFLYQVLQSDELDSKMASCSYVAHERLSYAFSVWRMEGAWSMSASH